The Manis javanica isolate MJ-LG chromosome 4, MJ_LKY, whole genome shotgun sequence genome contains a region encoding:
- the LRRC3C gene encoding leucine-rich repeat-containing protein 3C — MALPWSSTPEQCQPVAMLQSADHLLSLLLVIGTGGSMPSPQAPPQGCYVAEEAGERTFRCSQAGLSSVPTGIPNDTRKLYLDANQLASVPAGAFQHLPVLEELDLSHNILAHLSGAAFQGLEGTLRHLDLSANQLASVPVGAFVGLQIQVNLSSNPWHCDCALQEVLRQVRLAPGTGTGIVCGPGARPDLVGQEFLPLAGEEELCGAGRGGARRSTDVALLVTMGGWLALVVAYLVHYMWQNREETRRPLKQVPVLPMCSKDPSTLSTAV, encoded by the exons ATGGCATTGCCTTG GTCCTCCACTCCAGAACAATGCCAACCTGTGGCCATGCTCCAATCAGCTGATCACCTCCTGTCCCTCCTGCTGGTAATAGGTACAGGGGGCAGCATGCCTAGCCCCCAGGCACCTCCCCAGGGCTGCTATGTGGCAGAAGAAGCTGGTGAACGGACGTTCCgctgcagccaggcaggcctGAGTTCCGTGCCCACTGGCATCCCCAATGACACCCGTAAGCTCTACCTGGATGCCAACCAGCTGGCCTCAGTGCCTGCTGGTGCCTTCCAGCACCTGCCTGTCCTGGAGGAGCTGGATCTGTCCCATAATATCCTTGCCCACCTCTCAGGGGCCGCCTTCCAGGGCCTGGAGGGCACGCTGCGCCACCTCGACCTCTCTGCCAACCAGCTGGCCTCGGTGCCAGTGGGGGCCTTCGTGGGGCTGCAGATCCAGGTGAACCTGTCCTCCAACCCATGGCATTGCGACTGTGCCCTTCAGGAGGTGCTTAGGCAGGTGAGGCTGGCACCAGGCACTGGGACAGGCATCGTGTGTGGCCCAGGAGCCCGACCAGATCTGGTGGGGCAGGAGTTCCTGCCACTGGCAGGGGAGGAAGAGCTGTGTGGGGCAGGGCGGGGCGGAGCCCGGCGGAGCACTGATGTGGCCCTGCTGGTCACCATGGGGGGCTGGTTGGCACTCGTGGTGGCTTACCTGGTCCACTACATGTGGCAGAACAGGGAGGAGACTCGACGCCCCCTCAAGCAGGTGCCCGTGCTACCCATGTGCTCCAAGGACCCCTCCACCCTCAGCACAGCGGTCTAG
- the ORMDL3 gene encoding ORM1-like protein 3, whose product MNVGTAHSEVNPNTRVMNSRGIWLSYVLAIGLLHVVLLSIPFVSVPVVWTLTNLIHNMGMYIFLHTVKGTPFETPDQGKARLLTHWEQMDYGVQFTASRKFLTITPIVLYFLTSFYTKYDQIHFILNTVSLMSVLIPKLPQLHGVRIFGINKY is encoded by the exons ATGAATGTGGGCACAGCGCACAGTGAGGTGAACCCCAACACGCGGGTGATGAACAGCCGCGGCATCTGGCTCTCCTATGTGCTGGCCATCGGCCTTCTTCATGTAGTGCTGCTCAGCATCCCCTTCGTGAGCGTCCCTGTCGTCTGGACCCTTACCAACCTCATCCACAACATG GGTATGTACATCTTCCTGCACACGGTGAAAGGGACACCCTTTGAGACCCCGGACCAGGGCAAGGCGAGGTTGTTAACTCACTGGGAGCAGATGGACTACGGGGTCCAGTTCACTGCGTCTCGGAAATTCTTGACCATCACACCCATCGTGCT GTACTTCCTCACCAGCTTCTATACCAAGTACGACCAGATCCATTTCATCCTCAACACCGTGTCCCTGATGAGCGTGCTCATCCCCAAGCTGCCCCAGCTCCATGGAGTCCGGATTTTTGGAATCAATAAGTACTGA